One region of Armigeres subalbatus isolate Guangzhou_Male chromosome 3, GZ_Asu_2, whole genome shotgun sequence genomic DNA includes:
- the LOC134220833 gene encoding heterogeneous nuclear ribonucleoprotein A3 homolog 2-like isoform X1, which produces MNNMSLAVNKTMKVVLLALLVTLNVVHCQNSGNEARLFQPIVKTSGIVAASDEHGLEPVTSAGDGSRTEGSRSLRSSYYGGSPNERLFDFGLLGKPYYGNRGYYPQGGYYPQTGGGYYPQGGYYPQGGYYPNNQGYYPGTNQIGGNPYGGYGGGYGGYGGGGYGGYGGYGGYGGNGGLQSYLGYNSGNYFGNRNLGFGYYSGTNPAGISSSSLVSGYRGYN; this is translated from the exons GTTGTACTTTTAGCGCTGTTGGTTACGCTAAACGTAGTCCACTGCCAAAATAGTGGGAACGAGGCACGATTATTCCAGCCGATAGTCAAGACATCCGGAATTGTAGCGGCATCCGACGAACATGGGCTGGAGCCGGTAACTTCTGCGGGTGACGGATCCAGAACCGAAGGATCGAGGTCTCTAAGAAGCAGCTACTATGGAGGCTCACCCAATGAACGAC TATTTGACTTTGGGTTGCTTGGCAAACCCTATTATGGCAACCGAGGTTATTATCCGCAAGGAGGCTATTATCCACAGACCGGTGGTGGATACTACCCACAGGGAGGCTACTATCCACAAGGGGGATATTATCCG AACAACCAAGGATACTATCCGGGAACGAACCAGATTGGAGGAAATCCTTATGGCGGCTATGGCGGGGGCTACGGCGGGTATGGCGGCGGCGGCTACGGTGGATATGGCGGCTATGGTGGATACGGAGGTAACGGAGGTCTACAGTCGTACCTTGGCTACAACAGTGGGAATTACTTCGGCAACCGTAATTTAGGCTTTGGCTACTACTCCGGCACTAATCCGGCCGGCATATCGAGCTCAAGCCTGGTGAGCGGTTACCGAGGTTACAACTGA
- the LOC134220833 gene encoding uncharacterized protein LOC134220833 isoform X2, with product MNNMSLAVNKTMKVVLLALLVTLNVVHCQNSGNEARLFQPIVKTSGIVAASDEHGLEPVTSAGDGSRTEGSRSLRSSYYGGSPNERLFDFGLLGKPYYGNRGYYPQGGYYPQTGGGYYPQGGYYPQGGYYPNNQGYYPGTNQIGGNPYGGYGGGYGGYGGGGYGGYGGYGGYGGVF from the exons GTTGTACTTTTAGCGCTGTTGGTTACGCTAAACGTAGTCCACTGCCAAAATAGTGGGAACGAGGCACGATTATTCCAGCCGATAGTCAAGACATCCGGAATTGTAGCGGCATCCGACGAACATGGGCTGGAGCCGGTAACTTCTGCGGGTGACGGATCCAGAACCGAAGGATCGAGGTCTCTAAGAAGCAGCTACTATGGAGGCTCACCCAATGAACGAC TATTTGACTTTGGGTTGCTTGGCAAACCCTATTATGGCAACCGAGGTTATTATCCGCAAGGAGGCTATTATCCACAGACCGGTGGTGGATACTACCCACAGGGAGGCTACTATCCACAAGGGGGATATTATCCG AACAACCAAGGATACTATCCGGGAACGAACCAGATTGGAGGAAATCCTTATGGCGGCTATGGCGGGGGCTACGGCGGGTATGGCGGCGGCGGCTACGGTGGATATGGCGGCTATGGTGGATACGGAG GCGTCTTTTGA